Sequence from the Streptomyces sp. NBC_00440 genome:
GGCGCCCGCCGCTACTTCAAGCGGAACGCGTACGGGAACACCCGCCTCGGCGATCTGCTGTCCGTACTGGAGGAGACCAGCGGCCGGGACATGGTGTCCTGGTCGCGCTCCTGGCTCCAGACGGCCGGGGTCAACTCGCTGACGCCCGCCATCGTCCACGACGCGGAGTGCCGCATCACGGAGCTGGCCGTGCTGCAGGACGCGGCCGACTCGCACCCCGAACTCCGGCCCCACCGGGTCGCTGTCGGGCTGTACCGGATCGAGGACGGGGCGCTGGTGCGGTACGCGCGCGCCGAGGCCGACGTGTCGGGCCCGCGTACGGTCGTGGCCGAACTGGCCGGTGCCGAGCGGCCCGATCTGGTGCTGGTCAACGACGACGACCTCACGTACTGCAAGATCCGCTTCGACGAGGGCTCCCTGGACACGCTCCGCGAGCATCTCGGCGACATCACCGATCCGCTCGCGCGGGCGCTCTGCTGGTCGGCGCTGTGGAACCTGACCCGGGACGCGCTGATGCCGGCCCGGGACTTCATCGCGCTGGTGCTGCGGTTCGCGGGCCGCGAGTCGGACATCGGTGTGCTCCAGATGCTGCACGCCTGGGCGCGGAGCGCGCTGCTGCACTACGCGGCGCCCGACTGGCGCGAGGAGGGCGGGCAGCTGCTCGCCGAGGGCGCGCTGCGCGAACTGCGGCTGGCCGAGCCAGGCAGCGAGGCCCAGCTGACCTGGGCACGGTTCTTCGCGGCCACCGCGACGACGGGCACCGACTTCCAGCTGATCCAGGGGCTGCTCGACGGCACGGCGAAGGTCGACGGGCTCGATGTGGACCAGGAGCTGCGCTGGGAGCTGCTGGCCCCGCTCGCCTCGCACGGTGTCGCCGACGAGCAGGGCATCGCGGCGGAGCTGGCCCGCGACGACACGGCGTCCGGCAAGCGGCACGAGGTGCGCGCGCTGGCATCGCGCCCATCGGCGGAGGTCAAGGCCGAGGCCTGGCGGGCGCTCGTGGAGTCCGACACGCTCTCCAACGCGCTGGTGGAGGCGACGATCGGCGGGTTCGGGCAGGCGTCGCAGCGTGAGCTGACCGCCCCGTACGCGGCGAAGTACTTCGAGGTCATCGAGCGCATCTGGACCGAGCGTTCGATCCAGATCGGGATGCTCGTCGTGCGGGGCCTCTTCCCCGGGCTGCAGGACAACCGGTCGACGCTGGACGCGACGGACGCCTGGCTGGAGGGGCACCAGGACGCGGCGCCCGCGCTGCGCCGGCTCGTCCTGGAGGCACGGGACGACCTGGCGCGTGCGCTGCGCGGCCAGGAGTGCGACGCCGGCGCGGGGTCCGCGGCCGCGGCCGTCTGAGAGGCCGCACCGCGGTCTGAAAAGCAGTCGGCTGCTCCATGAGCGGGCCGTCGCCCTGGGCCAATCGGGCGACGGCCTGCTCGGCCATCGAACGCGCTTACTTTAGGACGGTGTTGTCCGGTTTTGCCGACAGTTGTGTAACAGGGGTTAGCGGGCGGCGGGACCATGGGCATCTCCGGTGCATGAACCGCGATACCTGCCTCTGCGGGGAGACCTCGTCCCCGCTCTCCCCCCGTTCCCCCGGTCACTCCGCCGGCGTCCACAGCAGGGTGCTCTCGGCGCCGCAGCTGCGCGCTCACGGAGTGACGGCGGCCCGCGCGGCCGCCCAGTGCCGGCCCGGAGGCCCCTGGCAGCAGCTGCTGCCGGGGGTCTTCGTGCTGCACCCGGGCCCGCCGACCGGCGAGGAACGGCTGCACGCCGCGCTGCTGTACGCCGGGCGGCCCCCGGCGGAACGCTCCGGGAAGGTGCCGTCCCAGCCGCGCCGCGGGGTGGGGCAGGCGGCTCCGGCGCACGCCCCTTCGGTCCAGGGCAGTCCCGCGGCCGGTCCTGTCCCGTACGGCAACACGATGGTCACCGGCCTCGCGGCGCTCGCGCTGCACCGCTTCTCGGCCGCTCCCCCGCTGATCTCCGTCGACCGGATCGATGTGCTGGTGCCGCGCACCCGCAGGCTCCGCTCCACGGGCTGCGCCCGGATCGTCCGGGCGCACACCCTGCCGGGGGCCCAGCAGATCGCCGGGGTGCCGGTGGCGCCGGTGGAACGGGCCCTGGCCGACGCGGTCGCCGAGCTCTCGGACGCGGACGCGGTACGCCGGCTCCTCACCGAGGCCGTACGCGGCGGGCACTGTGAACCGGCCACCCTGGTCCGGGAACTGACCCTGGCCCGGCTGCTCTCGCGCGAGCAGGTGTCGGACGCGGTGGACTCGCTGCTCGCGGAGGGGCGTTCGCTCGCCGAGGACCGGCTCTACGGTCTGGTGCGCGACCACGCGCTGCCCGATCCGCTGTGGAACGTGGAATTGCGGCTGCCCGGCGGGCCCTCGCTCGGCGGTGTGGACGCCTACTGGCCCGACGAGGCGGTGGCCGTGGAGCTGGACACCCGGCCGGTGCCCCGTGCGCGTTCCGGT
This genomic interval carries:
- the pepN gene encoding aminopeptidase N yields the protein MPGENLSRDEARRRAELLSVDGYAVALDLRSAVGDGPGDEPRTFRSVTTVRFRSAEAGVSTFADLIAPSVTSVKLNGRELDPAAVFDGSRIALDGIATENVLVVDAQCAYSRTGEGLHRFVDPEDGEVYLYTQYEPADSRRVFANFEQPDLKAPYEFEVTAPDGWTVWSNGVGEQTDGVWSFAETKPISTYITAVVAGPYHHMTDVYRRTLEDGTELEIPLGALCRKGLARHFDADDIFLVTKQGLDFFHDHFDYPYPFGKYDQAFVPEYNLGAMENPGLVTFREEYIYRGKVTRAAYERRANVILHEMAHMWFGDLVTMVWWDDLWLKESFADFMGSFSMVNATRFTDGWITFANNRKAWAYRADQLPSTHPVTADIRDLEDAKLNFDGITYAKGASVLKQLVAYVGQDAFLEGARRYFKRNAYGNTRLGDLLSVLEETSGRDMVSWSRSWLQTAGVNSLTPAIVHDAECRITELAVLQDAADSHPELRPHRVAVGLYRIEDGALVRYARAEADVSGPRTVVAELAGAERPDLVLVNDDDLTYCKIRFDEGSLDTLREHLGDITDPLARALCWSALWNLTRDALMPARDFIALVLRFAGRESDIGVLQMLHAWARSALLHYAAPDWREEGGQLLAEGALRELRLAEPGSEAQLTWARFFAATATTGTDFQLIQGLLDGTAKVDGLDVDQELRWELLAPLASHGVADEQGIAAELARDDTASGKRHEVRALASRPSAEVKAEAWRALVESDTLSNALVEATIGGFGQASQRELTAPYAAKYFEVIERIWTERSIQIGMLVVRGLFPGLQDNRSTLDATDAWLEGHQDAAPALRRLVLEARDDLARALRGQECDAGAGSAAAAV